Proteins from a genomic interval of Clostridium scatologenes:
- a CDS encoding PTS sugar transporter subunit IIA, with translation MELNKLITENTIELNITAKDKDDLIGKMIDVLVKDGVIFDRDKFKEDIYHRESLSNTGIGFGIAIPHSKSTAVKEPRIALGVIKNGIDYDSIDGEPVNLIFMIAVNDSQSDLHLQALANLSRKLMHEEFRNNILNAKSKSEILEIV, from the coding sequence ATGGAATTAAATAAACTAATAACAGAAAATACTATAGAATTAAATATAACTGCGAAGGATAAAGATGACCTCATTGGTAAAATGATTGATGTGTTAGTAAAAGATGGAGTAATATTTGATAGAGATAAATTCAAAGAAGATATTTATCATAGAGAATCTTTAAGCAATACTGGTATAGGCTTTGGAATAGCTATACCGCATTCTAAATCGACAGCCGTAAAGGAACCAAGGATTGCATTAGGAGTAATTAAAAATGGCATTGATTATGATTCGATAGATGGAGAGCCAGTAAATTTAATATTTATGATAGCAGTAAATGATTCACAAAGTGATCTCCATTTACAGGCGTTAGCTAACCTATCAAGAAAATTGATGCATGAAGAATTTAGAAATAATATACTAAATGCAAAATCAAAATCAGAAATATTAGAGATAGTATAG
- a CDS encoding uroporphyrinogen decarboxylase family protein, producing MHKNDQMTPNQRLAAFMTGKPMDRILAMPVACSMSGLALGMTHKEKRSSALNEAKAQIACYERFGNDLAIVEYGLHGVGAALGSKMSDPEDSVPAIMKYVLDDLNDVGKLDMSKLELKNDKAFQLHLEAARILKKEIGNEVPIGVLITGPFTAAASIYKTENLLRATRKNPEKLHQLIKFCNDALKMICREFIKAGVLVLLCDPIASGTILNKKQYLEFVLPYTQELVKEIHDAKGMVCYHICGDTTAIVEEMVKSGCDMLSIDNRVDLAYTKQMAGNKVPILGNVDPVEKLILGSTDDVDLAVKECLQKAYDSPCGYILASGCDLSGAVPLENIDQFMASARKYGKWPLDPKNFS from the coding sequence ATGCACAAGAATGATCAAATGACACCAAATCAAAGATTAGCTGCATTTATGACAGGAAAACCTATGGACAGAATTCTAGCTATGCCAGTTGCTTGCTCTATGTCTGGACTAGCACTTGGAATGACTCATAAGGAAAAAAGAAGTAGTGCTTTAAATGAAGCTAAAGCACAGATAGCTTGTTATGAGAGGTTCGGCAACGATTTAGCTATTGTTGAATATGGATTACATGGCGTAGGTGCAGCTTTAGGAAGTAAAATGAGTGACCCAGAAGATTCAGTACCAGCAATTATGAAATACGTTTTAGATGATTTGAATGACGTTGGTAAGCTAGATATGTCAAAATTAGAGCTAAAAAATGATAAAGCATTCCAATTACATTTAGAAGCTGCACGTATCTTAAAAAAAGAGATTGGAAATGAAGTTCCAATTGGAGTTTTAATAACTGGACCTTTTACAGCTGCTGCAAGTATTTACAAAACAGAAAACTTGCTTAGAGCAACTAGAAAAAATCCTGAAAAACTTCATCAATTGATTAAATTCTGTAATGATGCATTGAAGATGATTTGCAGGGAATTTATAAAAGCAGGTGTTCTTGTTTTATTATGTGATCCTATTGCATCAGGAACAATCCTTAATAAAAAGCAGTATTTAGAATTTGTTTTACCATACACACAAGAGTTAGTAAAAGAAATACATGATGCAAAGGGAATGGTTTGTTATCACATTTGTGGAGATACAACAGCAATTGTAGAAGAAATGGTAAAGTCCGGCTGTGATATGTTGAGTATTGATAACAGAGTAGATTTAGCATATACAAAACAAATGGCAGGAAATAAGGTTCCTATACTTGGAAATGTAGATCCTGTAGAAAAGCTCATTCTAGGAAGTACTGATGATGTAGATTTAGCAGTAAAAGAGTGTTTACAAAAGGCTTATGACAGCCCATGTGGATATATATTAGCCTCAGGCTGTGATCTTTCTGGTGCTGTTCCACTAGAAAATATCGATCAATTTATGGCTTCAGCTAGAAAATATGGAAAATGGCCACTAGATCCAAAAAATTTCTCTTAG
- the pfkB gene encoding 1-phosphofructokinase produces the protein MIYTLTTNPAIDMNCYSSSSEPFKVNRTNNLSYSPNGKGVNVSLVLNHYSIESKAIGFFGGFTGKYIVDELDKRNISTIPFWIEENTRINVFITIEDNKEFKYVNKGPFVPEETQKDLLEYLSSNLKKHDYLIISGSLPQSIKQDYYNEILDICAEKNVEIVLDISSEKLKELLKYKPLLIKPNDDEVKEIFGVHLNDENDIKNALKYINKLGARNILLTLGENGMYFYDGKKTYYCNAPKIKLLSSACAGDSSLAAFLSEWIFQGNIEKALKKASATGANVAESSALGDLKKVSTYMKIIDVKEVM, from the coding sequence ATGATTTATACATTAACAACAAATCCAGCTATAGACATGAATTGTTATTCAAGCAGCAGTGAACCATTTAAAGTAAATAGAACTAATAATTTATCATATTCACCTAATGGCAAAGGGGTAAATGTATCACTAGTTTTAAATCATTATTCTATAGAAAGTAAGGCAATTGGCTTCTTTGGAGGATTTACAGGAAAGTATATTGTAGATGAGTTAGATAAGAGAAATATATCTACAATACCTTTTTGGATAGAAGAAAATACAAGAATAAATGTATTTATAACTATTGAAGATAACAAGGAATTTAAATATGTAAATAAGGGCCCATTTGTTCCGGAAGAAACTCAAAAAGATTTATTAGAATATTTATCGTCAAATTTAAAAAAGCATGATTATTTAATAATAAGTGGAAGTTTGCCTCAAAGTATAAAACAGGATTATTATAATGAAATCTTAGATATATGTGCTGAAAAAAATGTAGAAATTGTATTAGATATTAGTTCTGAAAAATTAAAGGAATTATTAAAATATAAACCATTATTAATTAAACCTAATGATGATGAGGTTAAAGAAATATTTGGAGTTCATTTAAATGATGAAAATGACATAAAGAATGCATTGAAATATATTAATAAGCTTGGTGCAAGAAATATACTTTTAACTTTAGGGGAAAATGGTATGTATTTTTATGATGGTAAAAAAACTTACTATTGCAATGCACCTAAAATTAAGCTTTTAAGCTCTGCATGTGCAGGTGATTCATCATTAGCAGCATTTTTAAGTGAATGGATATTTCAAGGTAATATTGAAAAAGCACTTAAAAAAGCATCTGCCACAGGAGCAAATGTTGCTGAGTCAAGTGCATTAGGAGACTTGAAGAAGGTATCCACATATATGAAAATAATAGATGTTAAGGAGGTAATGTAA
- a CDS encoding YkuS family protein, which yields MKRIGIEQGLSMIADYLSSKGYSVETLSGNFENNTSKYENLDAIVTADYNTDMMGISDTSTKVPVINASGLTQEEVENMIEQKITRS from the coding sequence ATGAAAAGGATTGGTATAGAACAAGGATTGTCTATGATTGCAGATTATTTGAGTTCAAAAGGATATTCAGTAGAAACTTTAAGTGGAAATTTTGAAAATAATACTTCAAAATATGAAAACTTGGATGCAATTGTCACAGCTGATTATAATACAGATATGATGGGTATTAGTGATACTTCCACAAAAGTTCCAGTTATTAATGCTAGTGGTTTGACACAAGAAGAAGTAGAGAATATGATTGAGCAAAAAATCACAAGATCATAG
- a CDS encoding methylcobamide:CoM methyltransferase MtbA, with translation MLSPKERLNKAFNGEKVDRPPCICPGGMMNMVTTELIEEAQIKFPEAHTNAKMMAGLAEAVYKEGCFENYGVPFCMTIEAENFGAKVDMGTKIYEPHVIEYAIDSVKEWKKISPISYEEGRAKVVVEAIKLLKAKNTNVPIIGNLTGPISTASSVMEPSTFYKELKKSNKEAHEFLSFVTDELVTFAKKQIEAGADIIAISDPSGTGEILGPKLFEEFTVKYINRIVESVQKENKGTIVHICGQMKRVYSEVNKVKSNALSFDSIVNMSDARKNLEDRVLMGNVSTYAIEFGEPEKIKDLTKKCVKDGSNIISPACGLGMKSPLKNVKAMLECLSKGDGDSNV, from the coding sequence ATGTTGTCGCCAAAAGAACGATTAAATAAGGCTTTTAATGGAGAAAAGGTTGATAGACCACCATGTATTTGCCCTGGAGGCATGATGAATATGGTCACAACAGAGTTGATAGAAGAAGCTCAAATAAAGTTTCCAGAAGCACATACTAATGCAAAAATGATGGCTGGTTTAGCAGAAGCAGTGTATAAAGAAGGTTGTTTTGAGAATTATGGAGTTCCATTTTGTATGACCATTGAAGCAGAAAATTTTGGAGCAAAGGTTGACATGGGAACAAAGATTTATGAACCTCATGTTATAGAATATGCAATTGATTCTGTTAAAGAGTGGAAAAAAATTTCTCCAATTAGCTATGAAGAAGGAAGAGCAAAGGTAGTTGTTGAGGCAATTAAGTTGTTGAAAGCAAAGAATACTAATGTTCCTATTATAGGTAATTTAACAGGACCTATTAGTACAGCAAGTTCTGTAATGGAACCATCTACTTTTTATAAAGAATTAAAAAAGAGTAATAAAGAAGCACATGAATTTCTTAGCTTTGTTACAGATGAATTAGTTACATTTGCAAAAAAACAAATAGAAGCAGGTGCAGATATAATTGCTATTTCTGACCCTAGTGGCACAGGTGAAATTTTAGGACCAAAGCTATTTGAAGAATTTACTGTTAAATATATTAATAGGATTGTTGAAAGTGTACAAAAAGAGAATAAAGGTACAATTGTGCATATATGTGGACAAATGAAGAGGGTGTATTCAGAAGTAAATAAAGTGAAAAGTAATGCTTTAAGTTTTGATTCTATAGTTAATATGAGTGATGCTAGAAAAAATTTAGAAGATAGAGTATTAATGGGGAATGTGAGCACTTATGCAATTGAGTTTGGCGAACCAGAAAAAATTAAAGATCTAACTAAAAAATGTGTAAAAGATGGATCAAATATTATATCCCCAGCTTGTGGACTTGGAATGAAATCTCCTTTAAAAAATGTAAAAGCAATGCTAGAATGTTTATCAAAAGGGGATGGAGATAGTAATGTCTAA
- a CDS encoding ASKHA domain-containing protein, whose product MSKIYIKSQDKSFEYTPDKNLLQILLENDVFIDNPCNGKGSCGKCKIKLLEGSLSDISETEEKLLKKEEIDSGIRLSCLVVPQGDIIIEILQKEGKHDILTTGYTPDFEFDPLIHKEVFEIEKPTLENQGSFEELICKTFDVEKFDWRLLQQHEFITGKVTGVFNGRELIAIESGDTTGILYGVAVDIGTTTVVTALIDMKTGEELATASMINAQKNFGLDVLTRITYEVEHPEDGKEKLQYAIVNSINEMIGDICNKAKVDRKNIYEISIAANCTMMHLLLGIDATSIGMSPYSPIFTKSKNVLAKDIGLEAASGARLYCLPSVSAYIGADIVAGAYVCQLHKAKENVLFIDIGTNGEIVLSNHGKLLSCSCAAGPALEGMNISSGMRAAEGAIEDVKITESGIEVQVIGDQKPIGICGSGILAVVKELLRTELVKKDGAFIKKEKLDESDYRYDMIQLDGRKRQFILESNPDQILITQGDIRQVQLAKGAILSGFYALLKKANIDMDNLDKVIVAGQFGAHLSADSLVGIGILPEKVQDKLVYVGNSSKTGAYMALMSGKVKEEIEQLGHQIDYMELGASEGYEKLFAACLIFPG is encoded by the coding sequence ATGTCTAAGATTTATATTAAGTCACAGGATAAAAGCTTTGAATATACACCTGATAAAAATTTGTTACAAATTTTACTTGAAAATGATGTTTTTATAGACAATCCATGTAATGGAAAAGGATCATGTGGAAAATGTAAAATCAAACTTTTAGAAGGAAGTTTATCTGATATTTCAGAAACAGAAGAAAAACTTTTAAAAAAGGAAGAAATTGATTCAGGTATAAGACTTTCCTGCCTTGTAGTACCACAAGGGGATATTATAATTGAAATTTTACAAAAAGAAGGAAAACATGACATACTTACTACAGGCTATACACCTGATTTTGAATTTGATCCTTTAATTCATAAAGAGGTTTTTGAAATAGAAAAACCTACATTAGAAAATCAAGGTTCTTTTGAAGAGCTTATATGTAAAACATTTGATGTTGAAAAATTTGATTGGAGATTGCTTCAGCAGCATGAATTCATAACTGGAAAAGTTACAGGAGTTTTTAATGGAAGAGAATTGATTGCAATTGAGAGTGGAGATACCACAGGTATTCTCTATGGAGTTGCAGTTGATATTGGAACTACAACTGTTGTAACAGCGCTAATTGATATGAAAACAGGTGAGGAATTAGCTACAGCTTCAATGATCAATGCTCAAAAGAATTTTGGATTAGATGTATTAACTAGAATAACTTATGAAGTGGAGCATCCTGAGGATGGAAAGGAAAAATTGCAATATGCAATTGTAAATTCTATTAATGAGATGATTGGAGATATATGCAATAAAGCAAAAGTAGATAGAAAAAATATTTATGAGATTTCTATTGCAGCAAACTGTACAATGATGCATCTTCTTTTGGGAATTGATGCTACATCCATTGGAATGTCTCCATATTCACCAATATTCACAAAATCAAAAAATGTATTGGCAAAGGATATAGGTTTAGAGGCAGCATCAGGTGCTAGATTATACTGTCTTCCATCAGTTTCCGCTTATATAGGTGCAGATATTGTAGCAGGAGCATATGTTTGTCAGTTGCATAAAGCTAAGGAAAATGTTCTGTTTATAGATATTGGAACTAATGGAGAAATTGTTCTATCCAATCATGGAAAGCTGTTATCATGCTCTTGTGCAGCTGGCCCAGCTTTAGAGGGAATGAATATTAGTTCTGGAATGAGAGCAGCAGAAGGCGCAATTGAGGATGTTAAAATTACTGAAAGTGGAATTGAAGTTCAGGTTATTGGAGATCAAAAACCAATAGGAATATGTGGAAGTGGTATATTAGCTGTTGTAAAAGAGCTGCTCCGTACAGAACTTGTAAAAAAAGATGGAGCATTTATAAAGAAAGAAAAGTTAGATGAATCAGATTATCGATATGATATGATTCAATTAGATGGCAGAAAACGACAGTTTATTTTAGAAAGTAATCCAGACCAAATACTAATTACACAAGGAGATATTCGTCAAGTGCAATTAGCAAAAGGTGCTATTCTTTCTGGCTTCTATGCTCTATTAAAAAAGGCTAATATTGATATGGACAATCTTGATAAAGTCATTGTAGCAGGACAATTTGGAGCTCATTTATCAGCTGATAGTTTGGTAGGAATAGGAATTTTACCAGAAAAAGTTCAGGATAAGTTAGTATATGTTGGAAATTCATCTAAAACAGGTGCATATATGGCTCTTATGTCTGGTAAGGTAAAGGAAGAAATTGAACAATTAGGTCATCAAATAGATTATATGGAATTAGGAGCATCTGAAGGTTACGAAAAACTTTTTGCTGCGTGCCTTATATTTCCTGGCTAG
- a CDS encoding PTS fructose transporter subunit IIC: MKKIVAVTGCPTGIAHTFMAEEALKKAAEELGIEIKVETNGAVGVEHELTNKDIEEAVGVIVASDKDARTDRFIGKPTIETSVVDGIRKPKELIQAVLDGKVPVKGGKVPEKSSIKKSSDEVVGKQSLTRDIYKHLMNGVSYMLPFVVAGGVLIAVSFLWGIYSFDPKSSQYNATAAMIKGIGGQAFSVIVPIFTAYIANSISGRPGMVAGFVGGLIANTTGSGFLGGIIAGFFAGYLMLYFKKLLSGLPKQFEGLKSIFILPIIGILITGVLMTLLGGPIAAINKGAMGWLASLQQANPILLGIVIGCMSAFDFGGPVNKAAYLTGTMLLAQGNYYFMAGVSAACITPPLVIALATTFFKKGFDEEERAAGLVNYILGCTHITEGAIPFAAKDPLRVIPILMIASSISAVLSYLMRIQVPAPHGGFLILPLVSSPLLWVGAILVGSAVGAVLYGTYRGYVQKKAQ, translated from the coding sequence ATGAAAAAAATTGTTGCTGTTACAGGGTGTCCTACAGGAATTGCTCATACATTTATGGCAGAAGAGGCGTTAAAAAAGGCAGCTGAAGAATTAGGTATAGAAATAAAAGTAGAAACCAATGGTGCAGTTGGAGTTGAACATGAATTAACGAACAAAGATATAGAAGAGGCAGTTGGAGTAATAGTTGCATCAGATAAGGATGCAAGAACTGACAGATTTATAGGAAAACCAACTATAGAAACTTCAGTTGTGGATGGAATACGTAAACCTAAAGAATTAATTCAGGCTGTATTAGATGGAAAAGTGCCTGTAAAAGGTGGAAAGGTACCAGAAAAATCCAGTATAAAGAAAAGTTCTGATGAAGTTGTAGGAAAACAATCTTTAACTAGAGATATATATAAGCATTTAATGAATGGTGTTTCTTATATGTTACCATTTGTTGTAGCTGGTGGTGTACTTATAGCGGTATCATTTTTATGGGGTATATATTCTTTTGATCCAAAATCATCACAATATAATGCTACAGCAGCTATGATTAAGGGAATAGGTGGCCAAGCATTTTCAGTAATAGTTCCGATATTTACAGCATATATTGCTAATTCCATTTCTGGAAGGCCAGGCATGGTTGCAGGATTTGTTGGTGGACTTATAGCCAATACTACAGGATCAGGATTTTTAGGTGGTATTATTGCAGGATTCTTTGCTGGATACTTAATGCTTTACTTTAAAAAGTTGTTATCGGGGTTACCAAAACAATTTGAAGGGTTAAAATCAATATTTATATTGCCAATAATAGGAATATTAATAACTGGTGTATTAATGACTTTACTAGGTGGACCAATAGCAGCTATAAATAAAGGTGCTATGGGATGGCTGGCATCTCTACAGCAAGCAAACCCAATTTTATTAGGAATAGTTATAGGTTGTATGAGCGCGTTTGACTTTGGAGGTCCAGTAAATAAAGCAGCTTATTTAACAGGTACAATGCTGCTTGCACAGGGAAATTATTATTTCATGGCTGGTGTTTCAGCAGCATGTATAACACCACCACTTGTAATTGCTTTAGCTACAACATTTTTTAAGAAAGGATTCGATGAAGAAGAAAGAGCTGCAGGTTTGGTAAACTACATTTTAGGTTGTACTCACATAACGGAAGGAGCAATTCCTTTTGCAGCTAAAGATCCATTGAGAGTTATTCCAATATTGATGATTGCATCTTCTATATCTGCTGTATTAAGTTACTTAATGAGAATTCAAGTACCAGCTCCACATGGTGGATTTTTAATATTACCACTAGTTAGCAGTCCATTATTATGGGTAGGTGCAATATTAGTAGGGTCAGCAGTTGGAGCAGTACTATATGGGACATATAGAGGATACGTTCAGAAAAAAGCACAATAA
- a CDS encoding tagatose bisphosphate family class II aldolase, translated as MRRILSTREMLKKAKLNGYAVPAFNIHNMETLQVVAETAAESKSPVIIAGTPSTITDYAGADYIVAMAEVAAARYDIPISIHLDHFENVAEIKNYIDIGFKSCMIDASKKAFEENIRIVKEIVEYAHKYDVTVEAELGKLGGREDDLVVSEKDAMYTNPDDAIEFVARTGVDSLAIAIGTAHGLYKGEPKLDFDRLVEIRKKVEVPLVLHGASDVPDELVKKAISLGICKVNVATDLKIPFSNAVKKYFNENPAANDPRKYMTPGKEAMKDIVRHKIMVCGSNDQA; from the coding sequence ATGAGAAGAATTTTATCTACCAGAGAAATGTTAAAAAAAGCGAAATTGAATGGATATGCAGTACCAGCATTTAACATTCATAACATGGAAACATTGCAAGTTGTTGCAGAAACTGCAGCTGAATCAAAATCTCCAGTCATCATAGCAGGAACTCCATCCACCATTACTGACTATGCAGGAGCAGATTATATAGTTGCAATGGCAGAGGTAGCAGCAGCAAGATATGATATTCCAATATCTATTCATTTAGATCATTTTGAAAATGTTGCTGAAATTAAAAACTATATAGATATTGGTTTTAAATCATGTATGATAGATGCATCGAAAAAAGCCTTTGAAGAGAATATAAGAATTGTTAAAGAAATAGTAGAATATGCACATAAATATGATGTAACTGTTGAAGCGGAACTTGGTAAATTAGGTGGAAGGGAAGATGATTTAGTAGTAAGTGAGAAGGATGCAATGTATACAAATCCAGATGATGCTATAGAATTTGTAGCCAGAACAGGTGTAGATTCGCTGGCAATAGCTATAGGTACAGCTCATGGACTATATAAGGGAGAACCTAAACTAGATTTTGATAGATTAGTGGAAATTAGAAAAAAAGTTGAGGTTCCACTAGTATTACATGGAGCTTCAGATGTACCTGATGAATTGGTGAAAAAGGCCATATCTCTTGGAATTTGCAAAGTAAATGTAGCTACTGATTTAAAAATCCCATTTTCAAATGCTGTAAAGAAATACTTTAATGAAAATCCAGCTGCTAATGATCCAAGAAAATACATGACACCAGGAAAAGAAGCAATGAAGGACATAGTAAGGCATAAAATAATGGTTTGTGGAAGTAATGACCAAGCTTAG
- a CDS encoding corrinoid protein — protein MALSKEELLKRLSDGVFEMEEEDTIEASKEYVEAGYDILDGIMEGLVDGMNRASKLYEEEEYFVTDLLLCSDAMYEGLAILRPHLPADEAGREKPKGVIGVVEGDTHDIGKNLVKIMLETAGFDMIDLGRDVPLQSFVDKAKEVNASFVCMSTLMTTTMGGMKTVVDLLKEAGIRENLKVVIGGGPISKKFSDLIGADGYSSNAIEAVKLVKGLLNIA, from the coding sequence ATGGCGTTATCAAAAGAAGAATTATTGAAAAGATTATCTGATGGTGTATTTGAAATGGAAGAGGAAGATACAATTGAAGCATCTAAAGAGTATGTAGAGGCTGGATATGATATACTTGATGGTATTATGGAAGGTCTTGTAGATGGTATGAATCGTGCAAGCAAATTGTATGAAGAGGAAGAATATTTTGTTACGGATTTGTTATTATGTTCAGATGCAATGTATGAAGGTTTAGCGATTTTAAGACCTCATCTTCCAGCAGATGAAGCAGGTAGAGAAAAGCCAAAGGGAGTAATTGGAGTTGTAGAGGGAGATACTCACGATATAGGAAAAAATTTAGTAAAAATTATGTTAGAAACAGCTGGATTTGATATGATTGATTTGGGTAGAGATGTTCCTCTTCAAAGCTTTGTAGATAAAGCTAAGGAAGTTAATGCTTCATTTGTTTGTATGTCAACCTTGATGACAACAACAATGGGTGGAATGAAAACTGTTGTAGACTTATTGAAAGAAGCTGGAATAAGAGAAAATCTTAAAGTTGTTATAGGGGGAGGCCCGATTTCAAAGAAGTTTTCTGATTTGATTGGTGCAGATGGTTATTCTTCTAATGCAATTGAAGCAGTTAAACTAGTAAAAGGATTACTTAATATAGCATAG
- a CDS encoding MurR/RpiR family transcriptional regulator yields the protein MVIEVGNNILDKLTETEKMVVNYINSNESNIPNMSIVDVAEKSFTSPATVSRTIKKCGLEGFSELRYKISAKEDYNHDSKKVNEILGKSLIEVTKTIENISVKNVLKTVKLIKESKRIYILARGLTELVAQEFNLKLQLLGYNTFLIVDPNIMRKICKTLNKDELVIVFSLKIGSPEIVESAESAIKTGAKLITCCCVTGSKLEEISDITLIGYKQSRTSIKEFEVTSRLPLFIISRAIIDYLII from the coding sequence TTGGTTATAGAAGTTGGTAATAATATTTTGGATAAGCTTACTGAAACTGAAAAAATGGTAGTTAATTATATTAATTCAAATGAAAGTAATATACCTAATATGTCCATAGTTGATGTAGCAGAAAAATCATTTACTTCACCAGCGACTGTTTCTAGAACTATAAAAAAGTGTGGATTAGAGGGCTTTTCAGAATTGCGATATAAAATTTCAGCCAAAGAAGACTATAATCATGATTCTAAAAAGGTAAATGAGATATTAGGAAAATCTTTGATAGAGGTAACAAAGACAATAGAAAATATTTCTGTAAAGAATGTATTAAAAACTGTTAAATTGATAAAAGAGTCAAAACGTATATATATTTTAGCTAGAGGTCTTACAGAACTTGTTGCTCAAGAATTTAATTTAAAACTGCAATTGCTTGGATATAATACATTCTTAATAGTTGATCCTAACATTATGAGGAAGATATGTAAAACCTTAAATAAGGATGAACTTGTAATAGTCTTTTCTTTGAAAATTGGATCTCCAGAAATAGTAGAATCAGCTGAAAGTGCAATTAAAACAGGAGCTAAATTGATTACTTGCTGCTGTGTTACAGGCAGCAAATTAGAAGAAATATCAGATATCACACTAATTGGATATAAGCAGTCAAGAACGTCTATAAAGGAATTTGAAGTTACTTCAAGATTGCCATTGTTTATTATATCAAGAGCTATTATAGATTATTTAATAATTTAG
- a CDS encoding methylcobamide--CoM methyltransferase, with amino-acid sequence MSKIIDFNCTYDNSEGINEQVTEKTGLQFPEAYKHWDSMATLAEELKKYDNANFCGLPFCHTVEGEAMGGIINLGNEKAGPRAKEYICTKAQEILDLPEIDYSKGRISEVLKACKYLRDKGENVLLYISGPFTIMNVLIDPRHVFKIFRKEPDTMKAIFDKFQKETLRFVEEAKKVGVNMISYADSSGGLNILGPKYAEQTVEMFTYPLLKNIEEMIDDEMIVLLCPKTTFSLLGTDKAVWKDINLGGSIKYSEACEKVMGKAKFVGQMCIKNKDFELKDGIIKTLDLL; translated from the coding sequence ATGAGTAAAATTATTGATTTTAATTGTACGTATGATAATTCTGAAGGGATTAATGAACAAGTTACAGAAAAAACAGGTTTACAGTTTCCAGAGGCATATAAACATTGGGACAGCATGGCTACATTGGCAGAGGAATTAAAGAAATATGATAACGCAAATTTTTGTGGGCTACCATTTTGTCATACCGTTGAGGGAGAAGCAATGGGTGGAATAATTAATCTTGGAAATGAAAAAGCTGGTCCAAGAGCAAAGGAGTATATTTGTACAAAAGCACAGGAAATATTAGATTTACCTGAAATTGATTATTCCAAAGGTCGTATATCAGAGGTTTTAAAAGCCTGTAAATATTTAAGAGATAAAGGTGAGAATGTACTTTTATACATTTCAGGTCCATTTACAATTATGAATGTCTTAATCGATCCACGTCATGTTTTTAAAATATTTAGAAAAGAACCAGACACAATGAAGGCTATTTTTGATAAATTTCAAAAGGAAACATTACGCTTTGTTGAAGAGGCTAAAAAAGTAGGAGTTAACATGATTAGTTATGCTGACTCTTCTGGCGGACTAAATATTTTAGGACCTAAATATGCAGAACAGACTGTAGAAATGTTTACTTATCCATTATTAAAAAACATTGAGGAAATGATTGATGATGAAATGATAGTATTACTTTGTCCTAAGACTACATTTTCATTATTAGGAACAGATAAAGCTGTATGGAAGGACATTAATCTAGGAGGATCTATAAAATATTCTGAAGCTTGTGAAAAGGTTATGGGAAAAGCAAAATTTGTTGGACAAATGTGCATTAAAAATAAAGATTTTGAACTAAAAGATGGAATAATAAAAACACTTGATTTACTTTAA